Proteins encoded by one window of Candidatus Nomurabacteria bacterium:
- the rpmH gene encoding 50S ribosomal protein L34, translating to MQTYKPKKRKRAKTHGFLVRNETKNGKNVLLRRRRKGRVKLTVSKPRK from the coding sequence ATGCAAACCTATAAACCTAAAAAGCGTAAGCGAGCAAAGACTCACGGCTTTCTTGTCAGAAATGAGACAAAAAATGGCAAAAATGTCCTTCTTAGGCGTCGCCGAAAGGGACGAGTGAAGCTTACTGTGTCCAAACCACGTAAATAA
- the rnpA gene encoding ribonuclease P protein component, with protein sequence MLAKQKRITKQSFPRKADFRLSGNTLSATITHLNQGKIGFSVVISKKVAKLAVTRNKARRRIYAILETYSTTTSPMLIVIYVKKSIEKLTNQELKEEMKRLFHQTPIHT encoded by the coding sequence ATGTTAGCCAAACAAAAGCGTATTACCAAACAAAGCTTTCCTAGAAAAGCTGATTTTCGTCTGTCAGGCAATACGCTATCTGCTACTATTACCCATTTAAATCAAGGTAAAATAGGTTTTTCAGTCGTTATATCAAAAAAGGTTGCTAAACTTGCTGTTACTAGAAATAAAGCCAGACGTCGTATTTATGCAATTCTTGAGACATATAGTACAACCACTTCCCCAATGCTTATTGTCATATATGTTAAAAAAAGCATTGAAAAGCTTACAAATCAAGAATTAAAAGAAGAAATGAAGAGATTATTTCACCAAACACCAATACACACATAA